From the genome of Henckelia pumila isolate YLH828 unplaced genomic scaffold, ASM3356847v2 CTG_601:::fragment_2:::debris, whole genome shotgun sequence, one region includes:
- the LOC140873495 gene encoding protein NSP-INTERACTING KINASE 3-like isoform X3, whose translation MERVIYLLARLVFFILVEGSYSILSPSGVNYEVVALIDIKNDLHDPYNVMEKWDATSVDPCSWRMVTCSQDGYVSALGLPSLGLSGTLSSMIGNLTNLQSVLLQNNDITGPIPDVIGKLEKLQTLDLSDNKLFGDIPDSIGNLKNLNYLVAGNPLICGLTSQNNCSLLYPESSPFSPDAVKEQSNLGSKRHVAVAFGTSFAAVFSIIIIIGLLSWWRCRHNQQIFFDVNEKYDPEVRLGHLRKYTFKELRAATSHFNSKNILGKGGFGIVYKGRLHDGTVVAVKRLKDYNAVGGEIQFQTEVELISLAVHRNLLRIWGFCLTENERLLVYPYMPNGSVASRLKDHVHGRPVLDWFRRKRIALGTARGLTYLHEQCVPKIIHRDVKAANILLDEDFEAVVGDFGLAKLLDHQDSHVTTAVRGTVGHIAPEYLSTGQSSEKTDVFGFGILLLELITGLKAVDFGRVTNQKGVMLDWVKKLHREGKLNLMVDKDLENNFDRMELHEMVQVALLCTHFNPSHRPKMSEVLRMLEGHGLAEKWEQSQNFETPRYRSSECRSQRYSDFIEESSLVVEAIELSGPR comes from the exons ATGGAAAGGGTGATTTACCTGTTAGCGAGATTGGTGTTTTTTATATTGGTGGAGGGCTCTTATTCAATTCTATCTCCTTCTGGAGTAAATTATGAAG TTGTAGCgttgatagatataaagaaCGATTTACATGATCCATACAATGTGATGGAGAAGTGGGATGCGACTTCTGTAGATCCTTGTAGCTGGAGGATGGTGACCTGTTCCCAGGATGGTTATGTTTCTGCTCT AGGGCTACCTAGCCTGGGCTTGTCTGGAACCTTGTCATCTATGATTGGAAATCTTACTAATCTGCAGTCTGT GTTGCTGCAAAATAATGATATTACAGGTCCAATTCCGGATGTCATTGGAAAATTAGAAAAGCTTCAAACACTTGATCTGTCCGACAACAAGCTGTTTGGTGACATACCCGATTCTATTGGCAATCTGAAGAACTTGAATTATCT AGTAGCCGGAAATCCTTTGATTTGTGGGCTAACTTCTCAGAACAATTGCTCTCTACTCTATCCAGAATCATCACCCTTTTCACCGGATGCTGTTAAAG AACAATCAAACTTGGGATCAAAACGCCATGTTGCCGTTGCTTTTGGAACGAGCTTTGCTGCGGTGTTTTCAATAATCATTATTATTGGCTTGCTCAGTTGGTGGAGATGCAGACACAATCAGCAGATTTTCTTCGATGTTAATG AAAAATATGATCCGGAGGTACGTTTGGGCCACTTGAGAAAGTATACATTTAAGGAACTCCGAGCTGCAACAAGCCATTTCAACTCAAAGAATATACTGGGGAAGGGAGGATTCGGTATTGTGTACAAAGGCCGGTTGCATGATGGCACTGTGGTGGCTGTCAAAAGGTTAAAGGATTACAATGCTGTAGGAGGTGAAATACAGTTCCAGACAGAAGTAGAGTTGATCAGTTTGGCTGTTCACAGAAATCTTCTCCGCATTTGGGGGTTCTGCTTGACTGAAAATGAACGTCTTCTCGTTTACCCATATATGCCAAATGGAAGCGTTGCATCTCGATTAAAAG ATCATGTTCATGGAAGGCCTGTTTTAGACTGGTTCCGACGCAAAAGGATAGCATTGGGCACAGCACGGGGCTTGACATATTTACATGAGCAATGTGTCCCCAAGATCATACATCGTGATGTCAAAGCAGCCAACATTTTGTTGGACGAGGACTTTGAGGCAGTTGTTGGAGACTTTGGGCTGGCAAAGCTTTTAGACCATCAGGATTCTCATGTGACAACAGCAGTTCGTGGAACTGTCGGCCACATTGCTCCGGAGTATCTATCGACTGGTCAGTCATCTGAAAAAACAGATGTTTTTGGATTTGGAATCTTGCTTCTTGAGTTGATAACTGGCTTGAAGGCTGTAGACTTTGGGCGGGTGACTAACCAGAAAGGAGTAATGCTGGATTGG GTAAAGAAGCTCCATCGGGAAGGGAAGCTAAACCTTATGGTGGACAAAGATTTAGAAAACAATTTTGACCGGATGGAGTTGCATGAAATGGTTCAAGTAGCACTACTCTGTACTCATTTCAATCCATCACATCGTCCCAAGATGTCGGAAGTATTGAGGATGTTAGAAGGCCATGGTTTAGCTGAAAAATGGGAGCAGTCACAAAATTTCGAGACTCCGAGGTACCGCTCATCTGAGTGTCGTTCGCAAAGATACTCCGATTTCATCGAGGAGTCATCACTTGTGGTCGAGGCTATAGAACTCTCGGGCCCAAGGTAG
- the LOC140873495 gene encoding protein NSP-INTERACTING KINASE 3-like isoform X2, with translation MKVLLRFIFCFPPNVVALIDIKNDLHDPYNVMEKWDATSVDPCSWRMVTCSQDGYVSALGLPSLGLSGTLSSMIGNLTNLQSVLLQNNDITGPIPDVIGKLEKLQTLDLSDNKLFGDIPDSIGNLKNLNYLRLNNNSLRGLVPNSLAKVESLTLVDLSFNNLSGPLPKISARTFKVAGNPLICGLTSQNNCSLLYPESSPFSPDAVKEQSNLGSKRHVAVAFGTSFAAVFSIIIIIGLLSWWRCRHNQQIFFDVNEKYDPEVRLGHLRKYTFKELRAATSHFNSKNILGKGGFGIVYKGRLHDGTVVAVKRLKDYNAVGGEIQFQTEVELISLAVHRNLLRIWGFCLTENERLLVYPYMPNGSVASRLKDHVHGRPVLDWFRRKRIALGTARGLTYLHEQCVPKIIHRDVKAANILLDEDFEAVVGDFGLAKLLDHQDSHVTTAVRGTVGHIAPEYLSTGQSSEKTDVFGFGILLLELITGLKAVDFGRVTNQKGVMLDWVKKLHREGKLNLMVDKDLENNFDRMELHEMVQVALLCTHFNPSHRPKMSEVLRMLEGHGLAEKWEQSQNFETPRYRSSECRSQRYSDFIEESSLVVEAIELSGPR, from the exons ATGAAGGTGCTTCTGAGATTCATATTTTGCTTTCCACCAAATG TTGTAGCgttgatagatataaagaaCGATTTACATGATCCATACAATGTGATGGAGAAGTGGGATGCGACTTCTGTAGATCCTTGTAGCTGGAGGATGGTGACCTGTTCCCAGGATGGTTATGTTTCTGCTCT AGGGCTACCTAGCCTGGGCTTGTCTGGAACCTTGTCATCTATGATTGGAAATCTTACTAATCTGCAGTCTGT GTTGCTGCAAAATAATGATATTACAGGTCCAATTCCGGATGTCATTGGAAAATTAGAAAAGCTTCAAACACTTGATCTGTCCGACAACAAGCTGTTTGGTGACATACCCGATTCTATTGGCAATCTGAAGAACTTGAATTATCT GCGTCTGAACAACAACAGCCTCAGGGGACTGGTACCCAACTCTCTTGCCAAAGTCGAAAGCCTTACCCTTGT GGACCTTTCTTTCAATAATTTAAGTGGTCCTTTGCCAAAAATTTCTGCTCGAACATTTAA AGTAGCCGGAAATCCTTTGATTTGTGGGCTAACTTCTCAGAACAATTGCTCTCTACTCTATCCAGAATCATCACCCTTTTCACCGGATGCTGTTAAAG AACAATCAAACTTGGGATCAAAACGCCATGTTGCCGTTGCTTTTGGAACGAGCTTTGCTGCGGTGTTTTCAATAATCATTATTATTGGCTTGCTCAGTTGGTGGAGATGCAGACACAATCAGCAGATTTTCTTCGATGTTAATG AAAAATATGATCCGGAGGTACGTTTGGGCCACTTGAGAAAGTATACATTTAAGGAACTCCGAGCTGCAACAAGCCATTTCAACTCAAAGAATATACTGGGGAAGGGAGGATTCGGTATTGTGTACAAAGGCCGGTTGCATGATGGCACTGTGGTGGCTGTCAAAAGGTTAAAGGATTACAATGCTGTAGGAGGTGAAATACAGTTCCAGACAGAAGTAGAGTTGATCAGTTTGGCTGTTCACAGAAATCTTCTCCGCATTTGGGGGTTCTGCTTGACTGAAAATGAACGTCTTCTCGTTTACCCATATATGCCAAATGGAAGCGTTGCATCTCGATTAAAAG ATCATGTTCATGGAAGGCCTGTTTTAGACTGGTTCCGACGCAAAAGGATAGCATTGGGCACAGCACGGGGCTTGACATATTTACATGAGCAATGTGTCCCCAAGATCATACATCGTGATGTCAAAGCAGCCAACATTTTGTTGGACGAGGACTTTGAGGCAGTTGTTGGAGACTTTGGGCTGGCAAAGCTTTTAGACCATCAGGATTCTCATGTGACAACAGCAGTTCGTGGAACTGTCGGCCACATTGCTCCGGAGTATCTATCGACTGGTCAGTCATCTGAAAAAACAGATGTTTTTGGATTTGGAATCTTGCTTCTTGAGTTGATAACTGGCTTGAAGGCTGTAGACTTTGGGCGGGTGACTAACCAGAAAGGAGTAATGCTGGATTGG GTAAAGAAGCTCCATCGGGAAGGGAAGCTAAACCTTATGGTGGACAAAGATTTAGAAAACAATTTTGACCGGATGGAGTTGCATGAAATGGTTCAAGTAGCACTACTCTGTACTCATTTCAATCCATCACATCGTCCCAAGATGTCGGAAGTATTGAGGATGTTAGAAGGCCATGGTTTAGCTGAAAAATGGGAGCAGTCACAAAATTTCGAGACTCCGAGGTACCGCTCATCTGAGTGTCGTTCGCAAAGATACTCCGATTTCATCGAGGAGTCATCACTTGTGGTCGAGGCTATAGAACTCTCGGGCCCAAGGTAG
- the LOC140873495 gene encoding protein NSP-INTERACTING KINASE 3-like isoform X1, translating into MERVIYLLARLVFFILVEGSYSILSPSGVNYEVVALIDIKNDLHDPYNVMEKWDATSVDPCSWRMVTCSQDGYVSALGLPSLGLSGTLSSMIGNLTNLQSVLLQNNDITGPIPDVIGKLEKLQTLDLSDNKLFGDIPDSIGNLKNLNYLRLNNNSLRGLVPNSLAKVESLTLVDLSFNNLSGPLPKISARTFKVAGNPLICGLTSQNNCSLLYPESSPFSPDAVKEQSNLGSKRHVAVAFGTSFAAVFSIIIIIGLLSWWRCRHNQQIFFDVNEKYDPEVRLGHLRKYTFKELRAATSHFNSKNILGKGGFGIVYKGRLHDGTVVAVKRLKDYNAVGGEIQFQTEVELISLAVHRNLLRIWGFCLTENERLLVYPYMPNGSVASRLKDHVHGRPVLDWFRRKRIALGTARGLTYLHEQCVPKIIHRDVKAANILLDEDFEAVVGDFGLAKLLDHQDSHVTTAVRGTVGHIAPEYLSTGQSSEKTDVFGFGILLLELITGLKAVDFGRVTNQKGVMLDWVKKLHREGKLNLMVDKDLENNFDRMELHEMVQVALLCTHFNPSHRPKMSEVLRMLEGHGLAEKWEQSQNFETPRYRSSECRSQRYSDFIEESSLVVEAIELSGPR; encoded by the exons ATGGAAAGGGTGATTTACCTGTTAGCGAGATTGGTGTTTTTTATATTGGTGGAGGGCTCTTATTCAATTCTATCTCCTTCTGGAGTAAATTATGAAG TTGTAGCgttgatagatataaagaaCGATTTACATGATCCATACAATGTGATGGAGAAGTGGGATGCGACTTCTGTAGATCCTTGTAGCTGGAGGATGGTGACCTGTTCCCAGGATGGTTATGTTTCTGCTCT AGGGCTACCTAGCCTGGGCTTGTCTGGAACCTTGTCATCTATGATTGGAAATCTTACTAATCTGCAGTCTGT GTTGCTGCAAAATAATGATATTACAGGTCCAATTCCGGATGTCATTGGAAAATTAGAAAAGCTTCAAACACTTGATCTGTCCGACAACAAGCTGTTTGGTGACATACCCGATTCTATTGGCAATCTGAAGAACTTGAATTATCT GCGTCTGAACAACAACAGCCTCAGGGGACTGGTACCCAACTCTCTTGCCAAAGTCGAAAGCCTTACCCTTGT GGACCTTTCTTTCAATAATTTAAGTGGTCCTTTGCCAAAAATTTCTGCTCGAACATTTAA AGTAGCCGGAAATCCTTTGATTTGTGGGCTAACTTCTCAGAACAATTGCTCTCTACTCTATCCAGAATCATCACCCTTTTCACCGGATGCTGTTAAAG AACAATCAAACTTGGGATCAAAACGCCATGTTGCCGTTGCTTTTGGAACGAGCTTTGCTGCGGTGTTTTCAATAATCATTATTATTGGCTTGCTCAGTTGGTGGAGATGCAGACACAATCAGCAGATTTTCTTCGATGTTAATG AAAAATATGATCCGGAGGTACGTTTGGGCCACTTGAGAAAGTATACATTTAAGGAACTCCGAGCTGCAACAAGCCATTTCAACTCAAAGAATATACTGGGGAAGGGAGGATTCGGTATTGTGTACAAAGGCCGGTTGCATGATGGCACTGTGGTGGCTGTCAAAAGGTTAAAGGATTACAATGCTGTAGGAGGTGAAATACAGTTCCAGACAGAAGTAGAGTTGATCAGTTTGGCTGTTCACAGAAATCTTCTCCGCATTTGGGGGTTCTGCTTGACTGAAAATGAACGTCTTCTCGTTTACCCATATATGCCAAATGGAAGCGTTGCATCTCGATTAAAAG ATCATGTTCATGGAAGGCCTGTTTTAGACTGGTTCCGACGCAAAAGGATAGCATTGGGCACAGCACGGGGCTTGACATATTTACATGAGCAATGTGTCCCCAAGATCATACATCGTGATGTCAAAGCAGCCAACATTTTGTTGGACGAGGACTTTGAGGCAGTTGTTGGAGACTTTGGGCTGGCAAAGCTTTTAGACCATCAGGATTCTCATGTGACAACAGCAGTTCGTGGAACTGTCGGCCACATTGCTCCGGAGTATCTATCGACTGGTCAGTCATCTGAAAAAACAGATGTTTTTGGATTTGGAATCTTGCTTCTTGAGTTGATAACTGGCTTGAAGGCTGTAGACTTTGGGCGGGTGACTAACCAGAAAGGAGTAATGCTGGATTGG GTAAAGAAGCTCCATCGGGAAGGGAAGCTAAACCTTATGGTGGACAAAGATTTAGAAAACAATTTTGACCGGATGGAGTTGCATGAAATGGTTCAAGTAGCACTACTCTGTACTCATTTCAATCCATCACATCGTCCCAAGATGTCGGAAGTATTGAGGATGTTAGAAGGCCATGGTTTAGCTGAAAAATGGGAGCAGTCACAAAATTTCGAGACTCCGAGGTACCGCTCATCTGAGTGTCGTTCGCAAAGATACTCCGATTTCATCGAGGAGTCATCACTTGTGGTCGAGGCTATAGAACTCTCGGGCCCAAGGTAG
- the LOC140873495 gene encoding protein NSP-INTERACTING KINASE 3-like isoform X4 yields MERVIYLLARLVFFILVEGSYSILSPSGVNYEVVALIDIKNDLHDPYNVMEKWDATSVDPCSWRMVTCSQDGYVSALGLPSLGLSGTLSSMIGNLTNLQSVLLQNNDITGPIPDVIGKLEKLQTLDLSDNKLFGDIPDSIGNLKNLNYLRLNNNSLRGLVPNSLAKVESLTLVDLSFNNLSGPLPKISARTFKVAGNPLICGLTSQNNCSLLYPESSPFSPDAVKEQSNLGSKRHVAVAFGTSFAAVFSIIIIIGLLSWWRCRHNQQIFFDVNEKYDPEVRLGHLRKYTFKELRAATSHFNSKNILGKGGFGIVYKGRLHDGTVVAVKRLKDYNAVGGEIQFQTEVELISLAVHRNLLRIWGFCLTENERLLVYPYMPNGSVASRLKDHVHGRPVLDWFRRKRIALGTARGLTYLHEQCVPKIIHRDVKAANILLDEDFEAVVGDFGLAKLLDHQDSHVTTAVRGTVGHIAPEYLSTGKEAPSGREAKPYGGQRFRKQF; encoded by the exons ATGGAAAGGGTGATTTACCTGTTAGCGAGATTGGTGTTTTTTATATTGGTGGAGGGCTCTTATTCAATTCTATCTCCTTCTGGAGTAAATTATGAAG TTGTAGCgttgatagatataaagaaCGATTTACATGATCCATACAATGTGATGGAGAAGTGGGATGCGACTTCTGTAGATCCTTGTAGCTGGAGGATGGTGACCTGTTCCCAGGATGGTTATGTTTCTGCTCT AGGGCTACCTAGCCTGGGCTTGTCTGGAACCTTGTCATCTATGATTGGAAATCTTACTAATCTGCAGTCTGT GTTGCTGCAAAATAATGATATTACAGGTCCAATTCCGGATGTCATTGGAAAATTAGAAAAGCTTCAAACACTTGATCTGTCCGACAACAAGCTGTTTGGTGACATACCCGATTCTATTGGCAATCTGAAGAACTTGAATTATCT GCGTCTGAACAACAACAGCCTCAGGGGACTGGTACCCAACTCTCTTGCCAAAGTCGAAAGCCTTACCCTTGT GGACCTTTCTTTCAATAATTTAAGTGGTCCTTTGCCAAAAATTTCTGCTCGAACATTTAA AGTAGCCGGAAATCCTTTGATTTGTGGGCTAACTTCTCAGAACAATTGCTCTCTACTCTATCCAGAATCATCACCCTTTTCACCGGATGCTGTTAAAG AACAATCAAACTTGGGATCAAAACGCCATGTTGCCGTTGCTTTTGGAACGAGCTTTGCTGCGGTGTTTTCAATAATCATTATTATTGGCTTGCTCAGTTGGTGGAGATGCAGACACAATCAGCAGATTTTCTTCGATGTTAATG AAAAATATGATCCGGAGGTACGTTTGGGCCACTTGAGAAAGTATACATTTAAGGAACTCCGAGCTGCAACAAGCCATTTCAACTCAAAGAATATACTGGGGAAGGGAGGATTCGGTATTGTGTACAAAGGCCGGTTGCATGATGGCACTGTGGTGGCTGTCAAAAGGTTAAAGGATTACAATGCTGTAGGAGGTGAAATACAGTTCCAGACAGAAGTAGAGTTGATCAGTTTGGCTGTTCACAGAAATCTTCTCCGCATTTGGGGGTTCTGCTTGACTGAAAATGAACGTCTTCTCGTTTACCCATATATGCCAAATGGAAGCGTTGCATCTCGATTAAAAG ATCATGTTCATGGAAGGCCTGTTTTAGACTGGTTCCGACGCAAAAGGATAGCATTGGGCACAGCACGGGGCTTGACATATTTACATGAGCAATGTGTCCCCAAGATCATACATCGTGATGTCAAAGCAGCCAACATTTTGTTGGACGAGGACTTTGAGGCAGTTGTTGGAGACTTTGGGCTGGCAAAGCTTTTAGACCATCAGGATTCTCATGTGACAACAGCAGTTCGTGGAACTGTCGGCCACATTGCTCCGGAGTATCTATCGACTG GTAAAGAAGCTCCATCGGGAAGGGAAGCTAAACCTTATGGTGGACAAAGATTTAGAAAACAATTTTGA
- the LOC140873453 gene encoding ATP-citrate synthase alpha chain protein 1 has protein sequence MARKKIREYDSKRLLKEHFKRFSGSDLEIKSAQVTESTDFSELVNKESWLSSTKLVVKPDMLFGKRGKSGLVALNLDLAGVAAFVKEKLGKEVEMGGCKGPITTFIVEPFVPHNEEFYLNIVSERLGCSISFSECGGIEIEENWEKVKTIFVPTGISFTSELCAPLVATLPLEIKGVIEEFIKVVYALFLDLDFTFLEMNPFTLVDGKPYPLDMRGELDDTAAFKNFKKWGNIEFPMPFGRIMSPTESFIHGLDEKTSASLKFTVLNPKGRIWTMVAGGGASVIYADTVGDLGFASELGNYAEYSGAPNEEEVLQYARVVIDCATANPDGQKRALVIGGGIANFTDVAATFNGIIRALKEKESKLKAARMSLYVRRGGPNYQRGLARMRTLGEEIGIPIEVYGPEATMTGICKQAIECITAAA, from the exons ATGGCAAGAAAGAAGATTAGAGAGTATGATTCCAAGAGGTTGTTGAAAGAACATTTCAAGAGGTTTTCTGGGTCTGATTTGGAAATCAAATCTGCTCAA GTCACCGAATCCACTGATTTCAGTGAACTGGTAAACAAGGAATCGTGGCTCTCATCGACAAAACTGGTTGTCAAACCAGACATGTTATTCGGGAAGCGTGGCAAAAGTGGTCTTGTTGCATTGAACCTGGATTTGGCTGGAGTTGCTGCATTTGTGAAAGAAAAGCTTGGGAAAGAG GTAGAGATGGGAGGATGCAAAGGGCCGATTACAACATTCATCGTAGAACCTTTTGTTCCTCATAATGAGGAATTTTATTTGAACATAGTCTCTGAAAGGCTAGGTTGTAGCATAAGCTTCTCTGAGTGTGGAGGAATTGAGATTGAAGAGAATTGGGAGAAG GTGAAGACTATATTTGTTCCAACGGGCATCTCTTTCACGTCAGAGCTTTGTGCTCCACTTGTGGCAACTCTTCCCTTGGAG ATCAAAGGTGTGATTGAGGAGTTCATCAAAGTTGTCTATGCTTTATTCTTAG ATTTGGACTTCACTTTTCTTGAGATGAATCCTTTCACCTTGGTTGATGGAAAGCCTTATCCTTTGGATATGAGAGGGGAGCTTGATGATACTGCTgctttcaagaattttaaaaa ATGGGGAAATATTGAATTTCCAATGCCGTTTGGAAGAATTATGAGTCCTACGGAAAGCTTTATTCATGGACTTGATGAAAAG ACCAGCGCATCTCTGAAGTTCACGGTCTTGAACCCGAAAGGACGAATCTGGACTATGGTTGCTGGAGGAGGCGCTAGCGTTATCTATGCAGACACC GTTGGTGATCTTGGCTTTGCCTCTGAGCTCGGGAACTACGCAGAATACAGTGGTGCCCCCAATGAAGAAGAAGTCTTGCAGTACGCCAGAGTTGTAATTGAT TGTGCAACTGCCAATCCTGATGGTCAGAAACGAGCCCTCGTGATAGGTGGTGGGATCGCTAATTTCACTGATGTCGCTGCCACGTTTAACGGCATCATTCGAGCTCTGAAAGAAAAG GAATCAAAACTCAAGGCAGCAAGAATGAGTTTGTATGTCCGAAGGGGCGGTCCGAATTACCAGAGAGGTCTTGCCAGGATGAGAACTCTGGGAGAAGAAATCGGCATTCCTATAGAGGTCTATGGACCTGAGGCAACCATGACTGGTATATGCAAACAGGCCATTGAATGCATCACTGCAGCTGCTTGA
- the LOC140873484 gene encoding uncharacterized protein, producing the protein MSEFDGQATELCIDYRFLTCRTGCFVKKGAILGWMMWDPAQVVPIFSFFSSLESSVPVHETGDTSYVQFQENRGFYNLAWGPVMTPDTTAPSYWLNWRFLLCATWILIAMAGPALLIWRYEGNKNSKKGTSGETQEAAGCSYKGEAWGTCLKIIHPIWLLGYRIVAFCTMLALLLADSIIHSAGIFIYYTQWTFTLVTVYFGLATLLSLYGCLHHCHEVIHDKNRSVGTEERGSCVAPKLEEYADVPSTTISLNQYDESGRQTASLWEYTLQIMFQMCAGAVALTDSVFWLVLYPFFTAKDFRLGFLVVCMHSVNAVFLLGETILNSLRFPFFRIAYFLLWTCVFVVFQWTLHAFVSMRWPYPFLELSSPYAPLWYLSVGLLHLPCFGIFALIFKIKKLLLIKMMTK; encoded by the exons ATGAGTGAATTCGACGGCCAAGCTACTGAattatgtattgactatagATTCCTAACATGCAGAACGGGTTGTTTTGTCAAGAAAGGCGCGATCCTTGGATGGAT GATGTGGGATCCGGCGCAAGTCGTGCcgattttttctttcttttcttctctggAATCCTCTGTTCCTGTTCACGAGACAGGAGATACATCTTACGTTCAATTCCAAGAAAACAGAG GATTTTATAATCTTGCTTGGGGACCTGTCATGACACCTGACACGACGGCCCCAAGTTATTGGTTGAACTGGAGGTTTTTACTTTGTGCAACATGGATCCTAATTGCTATGGCGGGTCCTGCACttttgatatggagatatgaaggCAACAAAAATTCGAAAAAGGGAACAAGTGGTGAGACACAGGAAGCAGCGGGATGTTCATACAAGGGTGAAGCTTGGGGAACGTGTTTGAAAATAATTCATCCGATTTGGCTTCTTGGTTACCGAATTGTTGCTTTCTGTACAATGCTTGCATTATTGCTTGCCGATTCCATCATCCATAGTGCTGGCATATTTATCTATTATACTCA GTGGACTTTTACTCTAGTCACTGTCTATTTTGGG CTAGCAACATTACTCTCCCTTTATGGATGTCTCCATCACTGTCACGAAGTCATCCACGATAAAAATCGCTCTGTTGGTACAGAGGAGCGAGGCTCCTGTGTAGCGCCAAAGCTCGAAGAATATGCAGATGTGCCCAGCACGACCATAAGTTTGAATCAGTATGACGAAAGTGGTCGCCAAACTGCTTCTCTTTGGGAGTACACTTTACAAATAATGTTTCAG ATGTGTGCTGGGGCTGTCGCACTCACGGATTCTGTCTTCTGGCTTGTACTTTACCCATTTTTTACTGCCAAAGATTTCAGATTAGGCTTT CTGGTTGTTTGTATGCATTCTGTCAATGCTGTTTTCCTCCTTGGTGAAACCATTTTAAACAGCCTG CGCTTCCCTTTCTTCCGAATCGCATATTTCCTTCTATGGACATGTGTATTCGTTGTTTTCCAGTGGACCCTCCATGCTTTTGTTTCGATGAG GTGGCCTTATCCTTTTCTTGAATTGTCATCTCCATATGCTCCCCTATG GTACTTGTCTGTGGGGCTGTTACATCTTCCTTGTTTTGGGATATTTGCTCTtatatttaagataaaaaaactGTTGCTTATCAAGATGATGACCAAATAA